In the Sarcophilus harrisii chromosome 1, mSarHar1.11, whole genome shotgun sequence genome, one interval contains:
- the TRAFD1 gene encoding TRAF-type zinc finger domain-containing protein 1 isoform X2 — protein MAEVIKQETQLCDNCKREIPMPNFTIHEIHCRRNIGVCHVCKEPVPKSEMKAHMELEHSQVTCKCNMKMERRQLANHETLECPLRLAVCQHCELELAFLKLKDHEDYCGARTELCSKCGRNIMVKDLKAHPEVCGKEGEGKREARARPAHGYESEEEEEEEEDEEEDEEEEEDGAWFIAQTVQNMLGPDHPSRSLQRLSRSLEEPFYSRLLADQLARTPNRGAGSTLQPEQNREKQERLVGRKSQPSPPASGNEDAHLDYMLALSLQSESGAPSSTVAHLEDFWRAVCAEDLRQAQDTEPFLATEALKESKNEETMLPCEFCEELYPEEDLILHQTGCNPASALASFSKRSSPPSLSQDRGDREEQLQRILDLPATRASSGRLRSLLDLSAAPSGESSVIIPCEFCGVQLEEEVLFHHQDQCDLRPGSTVPVEWLLPACKSLPKQDNLQPETSPELPRRRVRHQGDLSSCYLDDIRQEAAGKATYPLPPSRPASSIGLARNRLSKGVLDPRPGLLPSPPRVLKASNLESLEPRAQSRKNHSPAAGPISALRPARGLYPENYVPSFPRIPPVRHGLSVRNEVGRNSRITPTAANFRNRTTKTKSPKPAAGDAEEEEE, from the exons CAAAAGAGAAATTCCCATGCCCAATTTTACTATTCATGAAATTCATTGCCGACGAAACATTGGTGTATGCCATGTCTGCAAGGAGCCGGTCCCCAAATCGGAAATGAAGGCCCACATGGAGCTGGAGCACAGCCAG GTGACCTGTAAGTGCAACATGAAGATGGAAAGACGGCAGTTGGCGAATCACGAG ACCCTGGAGTGCCCCTTGAGGCTCGCTGTCTGCCAGCACTGTGAGCTGGAACTTGCCTTCCTCAAACTGAAGGATCATGAGGATTACTGCGGGGCCCGCACCGAATTATGCAGCAAGTGTGGCCGAAACATCATGGTGAAAGATCTCAAGGCTCACCCTGAAGTGTgtgggaaagagggggagggaaagagagaggcaaGAGCCAGGCCTGCTCACGGTTATGagagtgaggaagaggaggaggaggaagaggacgaGGAAGAGGacgaggaagaggaggaggatggagCATGGTTCATTGCACAGACTGTTCAGAATATGCTGGGGCCTGACCATCCCTCCAGATCCCTGCAGAGGCTCTCGAGGTCCCTGGAGGAACCCTTTTACAGCCGCCTCCTAGCAGACCAGCTAGCAAGAACCCCAAACCGAGGGGCTGGTTCGACCCTTCAACCGGAGCAGAATCGAG AGAAGCAGGAGAGGCTCGTGGGGAGGAAAAGCCAGCCATCCCCCCCAGCATCTGGTAATGAAGATGCCCATTTGGACTACATGCTGGCCCTGAGCCTGCAGAGCGAGAGTGGAGCCCCGAGCAGCACGGTTGCCCACCTCGAGGACTTCTGGAGAGCCGTGTGCGCCGAAGACCTTCGCCAGGCCCAGGACACTGAGCCTTTCCTCGCCACAGAGGCTCTCAAAGAGTCGAAGA ATGAGGAGACCATGCTGCCTTGTGAATTTTGTGAAGAGCTTTATCCTGAGGAGGACCTGATTCTCCACCAG ACGGGCTGTAATCCTGCAAGTGCCCTGGCATCATTCAGTAAGAGAAGCTCTCCCCCGAGCCTGTCCCAGGACCGTGGGGACCGTGAGGAGCAGCTTCAGAGGATCCTGGACCTGCCAGCCACGCGGGCCAGCAGCGGCAGGCTCCGCTCCCTGCTGGATCTGTCGGCCGCTCCGTCTGGGGAGAGCAGCGTCATCATTCCCTGCGAATTCTGCGGCGTCCAGCTAGAAGAGGAAGTGCTTTTCCACCACCAG GACCAGTGTGACCTTCGCCCAGGTAGCACAGTGCCTGTGGAGTGGTTGCTTCCCGCCTGCAAATCTCTTCCTAAACAAGACAACTTGCAGCCAGAGACATCGCCCGAGCTGCCCAGGCGGCGGGTCCGACACCAAG GAGACTTGTCTTCTTGCTATCTGGATGACATACGGCAGGAAGCAGCTGGCAAAGCCACCTACCCCCTACCCCCCAGCAGGCCCGCCAGCAGCATAGGGCTCGCCCGAAACAGACTGTCCAAAGGAGTGTTGGACCCTCGGCCCGGGCTCCTGCCGAGCCCTCCCCGTGTGCTGAAGGCCAGCAACTTGGAGAGCCTGGAACCCAGAGCGCAGAGTCGCAAGAACCACAGCCCAGCTGCGGGGCCCATCTCCGCCCTTCGGCCCGCTCGAGGCTTGTACCCCGAGAATTATGTGCCCAGCTTCCCCCGGATACCTCCAGTGAGACACGGATTGAG TGTGAGAAACGAGGTTGGAAGGAACTCTCGCATCACCCCCACCGCTGCCAACTTCCGAAACAGGACCACAAAG ACAAAATCTCCTAAACCAGCGGCCGGGGATGCcgag
- the TRAFD1 gene encoding TRAF-type zinc finger domain-containing protein 1 isoform X1: protein MAEVIKQETQLCDNCKREIPMPNFTIHEIHCRRNIGVCHVCKEPVPKSEMKAHMELEHSQVTCKCNMKMERRQLANHETLECPLRLAVCQHCELELAFLKLKDHEDYCGARTELCSKCGRNIMVKDLKAHPEVCGKEGEGKREARARPAHGYESEEEEEEEEDEEEDEEEEEDGAWFIAQTVQNMLGPDHPSRSLQRLSRSLEEPFYSRLLADQLARTPNRGAGSTLQPEQNRAEKQERLVGRKSQPSPPASGNEDAHLDYMLALSLQSESGAPSSTVAHLEDFWRAVCAEDLRQAQDTEPFLATEALKESKNEETMLPCEFCEELYPEEDLILHQTGCNPASALASFSKRSSPPSLSQDRGDREEQLQRILDLPATRASSGRLRSLLDLSAAPSGESSVIIPCEFCGVQLEEEVLFHHQDQCDLRPGSTVPVEWLLPACKSLPKQDNLQPETSPELPRRRVRHQGDLSSCYLDDIRQEAAGKATYPLPPSRPASSIGLARNRLSKGVLDPRPGLLPSPPRVLKASNLESLEPRAQSRKNHSPAAGPISALRPARGLYPENYVPSFPRIPPVRHGLSVRNEVGRNSRITPTAANFRNRTTKTKSPKPAAGDAEEEEE from the exons CAAAAGAGAAATTCCCATGCCCAATTTTACTATTCATGAAATTCATTGCCGACGAAACATTGGTGTATGCCATGTCTGCAAGGAGCCGGTCCCCAAATCGGAAATGAAGGCCCACATGGAGCTGGAGCACAGCCAG GTGACCTGTAAGTGCAACATGAAGATGGAAAGACGGCAGTTGGCGAATCACGAG ACCCTGGAGTGCCCCTTGAGGCTCGCTGTCTGCCAGCACTGTGAGCTGGAACTTGCCTTCCTCAAACTGAAGGATCATGAGGATTACTGCGGGGCCCGCACCGAATTATGCAGCAAGTGTGGCCGAAACATCATGGTGAAAGATCTCAAGGCTCACCCTGAAGTGTgtgggaaagagggggagggaaagagagaggcaaGAGCCAGGCCTGCTCACGGTTATGagagtgaggaagaggaggaggaggaagaggacgaGGAAGAGGacgaggaagaggaggaggatggagCATGGTTCATTGCACAGACTGTTCAGAATATGCTGGGGCCTGACCATCCCTCCAGATCCCTGCAGAGGCTCTCGAGGTCCCTGGAGGAACCCTTTTACAGCCGCCTCCTAGCAGACCAGCTAGCAAGAACCCCAAACCGAGGGGCTGGTTCGACCCTTCAACCGGAGCAGAATCGAG CAGAGAAGCAGGAGAGGCTCGTGGGGAGGAAAAGCCAGCCATCCCCCCCAGCATCTGGTAATGAAGATGCCCATTTGGACTACATGCTGGCCCTGAGCCTGCAGAGCGAGAGTGGAGCCCCGAGCAGCACGGTTGCCCACCTCGAGGACTTCTGGAGAGCCGTGTGCGCCGAAGACCTTCGCCAGGCCCAGGACACTGAGCCTTTCCTCGCCACAGAGGCTCTCAAAGAGTCGAAGA ATGAGGAGACCATGCTGCCTTGTGAATTTTGTGAAGAGCTTTATCCTGAGGAGGACCTGATTCTCCACCAG ACGGGCTGTAATCCTGCAAGTGCCCTGGCATCATTCAGTAAGAGAAGCTCTCCCCCGAGCCTGTCCCAGGACCGTGGGGACCGTGAGGAGCAGCTTCAGAGGATCCTGGACCTGCCAGCCACGCGGGCCAGCAGCGGCAGGCTCCGCTCCCTGCTGGATCTGTCGGCCGCTCCGTCTGGGGAGAGCAGCGTCATCATTCCCTGCGAATTCTGCGGCGTCCAGCTAGAAGAGGAAGTGCTTTTCCACCACCAG GACCAGTGTGACCTTCGCCCAGGTAGCACAGTGCCTGTGGAGTGGTTGCTTCCCGCCTGCAAATCTCTTCCTAAACAAGACAACTTGCAGCCAGAGACATCGCCCGAGCTGCCCAGGCGGCGGGTCCGACACCAAG GAGACTTGTCTTCTTGCTATCTGGATGACATACGGCAGGAAGCAGCTGGCAAAGCCACCTACCCCCTACCCCCCAGCAGGCCCGCCAGCAGCATAGGGCTCGCCCGAAACAGACTGTCCAAAGGAGTGTTGGACCCTCGGCCCGGGCTCCTGCCGAGCCCTCCCCGTGTGCTGAAGGCCAGCAACTTGGAGAGCCTGGAACCCAGAGCGCAGAGTCGCAAGAACCACAGCCCAGCTGCGGGGCCCATCTCCGCCCTTCGGCCCGCTCGAGGCTTGTACCCCGAGAATTATGTGCCCAGCTTCCCCCGGATACCTCCAGTGAGACACGGATTGAG TGTGAGAAACGAGGTTGGAAGGAACTCTCGCATCACCCCCACCGCTGCCAACTTCCGAAACAGGACCACAAAG ACAAAATCTCCTAAACCAGCGGCCGGGGATGCcgag